A DNA window from Patescibacteria group bacterium contains the following coding sequences:
- a CDS encoding Hsp20/alpha crystallin family protein: protein MVENHNNDWLAEETEGQLAVDVFHDDHNVYILAPIAGVKASDVDISITDEVITIKGTRQAGHDLPSDKHFTQECYWGPFSRSYVMPIAINSESAKATLKDGLLRIEISKDEKAKTKFIKINDGKESK from the coding sequence GTGGTCGAAAATCATAACAATGATTGGTTAGCCGAAGAAACAGAAGGCCAGCTTGCTGTCGATGTTTTTCATGATGACCACAATGTTTACATCTTGGCCCCAATCGCCGGGGTGAAAGCTTCTGATGTGGATATCTCCATCACTGACGAAGTTATCACCATCAAGGGTACCCGCCAGGCCGGACATGATTTGCCAAGCGACAAACATTTCACCCAAGAGTGCTATTGGGGGCCTTTTTCACGCTCCTACGTCATGCCAATCGCCATCAATTCTGAGAGTGCCAAGGCTACTTTGAAAGACGGCCTTCTTCGCATTGAAATCTCCAAGGACGAAAAAGCCAAGACCAAATTCATCAAGATTAATGATGGAAAAGAGAGCAAATAG
- a CDS encoding desulfoferrodoxin produces MTKNLEIYHCPVCGNTVEIVGEGAGKLVCCGQPMEKMTENTSDGAKEKHVPVIEKDTENKKLIVRIGEAPHPMTDEHYIQWVEVTTDGSTRRKFLNAGDDPKVEFCLPKGDITVRIYCNLHGLWSK; encoded by the coding sequence ATGACAAAGAACCTGGAGATTTATCACTGTCCTGTCTGCGGTAATACTGTCGAGATTGTCGGTGAAGGCGCGGGAAAATTGGTTTGCTGCGGCCAGCCAATGGAGAAAATGACGGAGAATACAAGTGATGGGGCAAAGGAAAAACATGTCCCGGTAATTGAAAAAGATACGGAAAACAAGAAGCTAATCGTTAGGATAGGGGAGGCGCCTCACCCAATGACTGATGAGCATTATATACAATGGGTCGAGGTAACAACAGATGGATCTACGCGAAGGAAGTTTCTGAACGCCGGGGACGACCCAAAGGTCGAATTCTGCTTACCAAAGGGCGATATAACGGTACGAATCTACTGTAATCTGCATGGACTCTGGAGCAAATAG
- a CDS encoding UTP--glucose-1-phosphate uridylyltransferase → MKPVRKAVIPAAGYGTRFLPWTKAMPKEMLPIVDKPVIQYVVEELVASGIEQIILVTGWHKRAIEDHFDRHLELENKLAESGKMEQLEQIKNLSKMAEFVFVRQKEQKGNGDAILTAKNVVGDEPFVVCWGDELLVSDPLKTKQLVEAYNKYQSTIIASLIMNSPGDGKKYGFTKGHTVEDGIMKIEELIEKPGDDNKPSDYASLGGYVFPPEIFDALEEAGREVKPGGELVYIDGVNKLRERGNDAYSVEIKGGKYYDCGNVTQYLKTNVEMALKRPDINGDFSQFIKEIAGKL, encoded by the coding sequence ATGAAACCTGTCAGAAAAGCTGTTATTCCTGCCGCTGGCTATGGCACAAGATTTTTGCCATGGACCAAGGCGATGCCCAAAGAGATGTTACCGATTGTAGACAAGCCAGTGATCCAATATGTGGTTGAGGAATTGGTCGCTTCTGGAATTGAACAAATTATCTTAGTCACCGGCTGGCACAAACGGGCGATAGAGGACCATTTCGATCGCCACCTAGAGCTTGAGAACAAGCTTGCCGAATCGGGCAAGATGGAGCAACTTGAGCAGATCAAAAATCTTTCCAAGATGGCAGAGTTTGTCTTTGTCAGACAAAAGGAGCAAAAGGGGAATGGCGACGCCATTTTGACCGCCAAGAATGTTGTTGGCGACGAACCTTTTGTCGTCTGTTGGGGTGACGAGCTCCTCGTCTCTGACCCACTCAAGACCAAGCAGCTTGTCGAGGCTTACAACAAATACCAAAGCACCATTATTGCCTCACTCATCATGAACAGCCCAGGAGATGGTAAGAAATACGGCTTCACCAAGGGTCATACGGTAGAAGACGGGATTATGAAGATCGAAGAGTTGATTGAGAAACCAGGCGACGACAACAAACCATCCGACTATGCCAGCCTTGGCGGCTATGTCTTCCCACCAGAAATTTTTGACGCTCTCGAAGAAGCGGGCCGTGAAGTCAAACCGGGTGGGGAATTGGTCTACATCGACGGCGTCAACAAGTTGAGAGAGCGGGGGAACGATGCCTACTCTGTTGAAATAAAGGGTGGAAAATATTATGATTGTGGTAATGTCACTCAATATCTGAAAACAAATGTTGAGATGGCGCTGAAGAGGCCGGACATAAACGGTGATTTTTCGCAGTTTATCAAAGAGATCGCCGGAAAACTGTAA
- a CDS encoding pitrilysin family protein produces the protein MKNIEKYTKFTLDNGLRLVIIPDSSREVVTTMAVFGVGSRYEEDRIAGISHVLEHMLYKGTTQRPTSTLISEFIEDIGGEHNAFTSKEYTGYYAKVASKYLERSIDFVSDLVLNPLFPEEEFEQEKQVILQELKMYEDLPMEVASSKFEEALLGSNNLGRDVIGYEKSIVSLTREDLVNYHHDNYTAANGIVVLAGNIGDITLDEAKALVQRYFTLPEGEETLCPDTNLNTSKAIKLVEKQTEQSNVIIGFRGAGYNNKDKYALKLLAMILGGSMSSRMFTEIREKKGLAYAVRTSSSSYQDIGVIETYAGVPHERVSEAIEAILREYHRVFEDLTEAEVRRAKEIVYGRMLISEEDTSEVATHFALQSVMGKEILSVKEISIILEKITRDDIINIGRKYLIESNLALGFVGQNFSKEKAEEILRF, from the coding sequence ATGAAAAACATAGAAAAATACACAAAATTCACTTTGGACAACGGATTGCGGCTGGTCATAATTCCAGACAGCTCACGTGAAGTCGTAACAACGATGGCAGTATTTGGTGTTGGCAGTCGTTATGAAGAGGACCGGATTGCTGGCATTTCCCATGTTCTTGAGCACATGCTCTACAAGGGGACGACACAAAGACCAACCTCGACTTTGATCTCAGAGTTTATCGAGGATATCGGCGGAGAGCACAACGCTTTCACCAGCAAAGAATACACTGGTTATTACGCCAAAGTTGCCTCTAAATATTTGGAAAGATCGATCGATTTTGTTTCTGACCTTGTCCTCAATCCGCTCTTCCCCGAGGAAGAGTTTGAGCAGGAAAAGCAGGTTATTTTGCAGGAATTAAAAATGTACGAAGATCTCCCTATGGAGGTCGCTTCGAGTAAATTTGAAGAAGCTCTGCTTGGCAGTAACAATCTAGGCCGAGACGTGATCGGATACGAGAAAAGCATCGTCTCTCTCACACGTGAGGACTTGGTCAATTACCATCACGATAATTATACTGCTGCCAACGGCATTGTCGTCTTGGCTGGAAACATTGGCGATATTACTCTCGATGAGGCCAAAGCCTTGGTTCAAAGATATTTTACCCTTCCCGAGGGTGAGGAAACCCTTTGCCCCGATACAAATCTAAACACTAGCAAAGCAATCAAACTTGTAGAGAAGCAAACTGAGCAATCCAACGTCATCATCGGGTTTCGAGGCGCTGGGTACAATAATAAAGATAAATATGCCTTGAAGCTTCTGGCGATGATTCTTGGCGGCTCCATGAGCTCCAGAATGTTTACTGAAATTCGCGAGAAAAAGGGCTTGGCCTATGCGGTCAGAACCTCCTCCTCTAGCTACCAAGACATCGGTGTCATCGAAACATACGCCGGCGTACCACATGAACGTGTCTCCGAGGCGATAGAAGCGATTCTGCGTGAATATCACCGCGTCTTTGAAGATCTTACCGAGGCAGAAGTCAGACGGGCTAAGGAGATCGTTTACGGGCGAATGCTCATCAGCGAAGAAGACACCAGTGAAGTCGCCACACACTTCGCCCTGCAATCAGTCATGGGCAAGGAAATATTGAGCGTAAAGGAAATTTCTATTATATTAGAAAAAATTACCCGAGATGATATAATCAACATTGGCAGGAAATATCTGATTGAGTCGAATCTTGCCTTGGGTTTTGTCGGCCAGAATTTTAGCAAAGAAAAAGCAGAAGAAATATTAAGGTTTTAA
- a CDS encoding nucleoside-diphosphate kinase produces the protein MENRTAIERTFVMVKPDGVERGLIGEIVSRFEKRGLKVIALKMVKPTLEHINDHYPKDETWIARLGDKGFNVFKEYGLDPKEVMGTDNNLEAGKQVRQWLIDFMTEAPVVAMVIEGIHARDMIRKITGSTLPNKAEIGTIRGDYSVDSPAAANLNQRAVKNLVHASETAEEAENEIAHWFSEEEIYPDYVRADHSAMF, from the coding sequence ATGGAAAATCGTACAGCGATTGAGAGAACATTCGTTATGGTCAAACCTGACGGTGTAGAGAGAGGATTGATTGGAGAAATAGTCAGCCGTTTCGAAAAACGTGGGCTCAAGGTTATCGCCCTCAAGATGGTCAAGCCAACCCTCGAGCATATCAACGATCACTACCCCAAAGACGAAACTTGGATCGCCCGTCTCGGGGACAAGGGATTCAACGTTTTCAAGGAGTATGGTCTTGATCCTAAAGAAGTTATGGGGACCGACAACAATCTAGAAGCTGGCAAACAGGTCCGCCAATGGTTGATCGATTTTATGACTGAGGCTCCAGTCGTCGCTATGGTCATCGAAGGCATCCACGCAAGAGACATGATTCGCAAAATTACCGGCTCTACCCTGCCGAACAAGGCTGAAATCGGTACGATCAGAGGAGATTATTCTGTAGACTCCCCTGCCGCCGCCAACCTCAATCAGCGAGCTGTCAAGAACCTCGTTCACGCCTCAGAGACCGCCGAAGAAGCCGAGAATGAAATCGCGCACTGGTTTTCCGAAGAGGAAATTTACCCTGATTATGTCCGCGCCGACCATTCAGCCATGTTTTAA
- a CDS encoding extracellular solute-binding protein: MKRFLKFASYAVMMAFFTVALSGCTKKTSTTDARATKVIVWSFEDPDVWKPIVKDFESTNKGYTMEYVQQTLDAAYENKVLNSQLSGTGPDVWSMPNDWVYRHKDKLVPAPTAITSKVNMDEGYVQSIKQSVQIDNNIYALSASAEPMIVYYNPSLIRQALSDLEKSTVSGVTYERISKMFDPVPNTWTNFAEAMPYLTKRDGDNISIAGAAIGSDNVSYPQDILYLLMLQNETKILSDDLKLAMFSLPSSTPVGTEEVPGKRALEFYTSFANPKGANYTWNESMGNDVEAFVNGKVAILFGYDRLLNVFAQKYPTFKDYATTYVPQVNTEPDKIIDYARFNAFGVSAITPNSAIAWNVVHGLATTYSSNITSASRLYGSYKYDSYEIGIENRTGNNPEKLELATAKAFQKGRYPGDFDANMRNAIRAVNKGTLTAQAALNQAADNITVLLRKETW, from the coding sequence ATGAAACGATTTCTTAAATTCGCCAGCTATGCAGTGATGATGGCCTTTTTTACTGTGGCGCTGTCGGGCTGTACCAAGAAAACCAGCACCACAGACGCACGAGCCACCAAGGTCATAGTCTGGAGCTTTGAGGATCCCGACGTCTGGAAACCAATCGTCAAGGACTTCGAGTCGACCAACAAGGGCTACACTATGGAGTACGTCCAACAGACCCTCGACGCCGCCTATGAGAACAAGGTCCTAAACTCTCAGCTTTCCGGTACCGGCCCCGATGTCTGGTCTATGCCGAATGATTGGGTCTACCGCCACAAGGATAAACTGGTCCCTGCTCCTACCGCTATCACCAGCAAGGTCAATATGGATGAGGGCTATGTTCAATCGATCAAACAAAGTGTCCAGATTGATAATAATATTTACGCCCTATCTGCTTCAGCAGAGCCGATGATTGTGTACTACAATCCCAGCCTGATCCGACAAGCACTGTCTGATCTTGAGAAAAGCACTGTCAGTGGTGTCACATATGAGAGAATCTCGAAGATGTTCGACCCCGTCCCCAATACCTGGACAAATTTTGCCGAAGCAATGCCATACTTGACCAAGCGAGATGGCGACAATATTAGCATAGCGGGAGCGGCCATTGGCTCTGACAATGTTTCCTATCCACAGGATATTCTCTATCTTCTCATGCTCCAAAACGAGACCAAGATCCTCTCTGACGATCTCAAATTGGCCATGTTCAGCCTACCGAGCAGTACTCCAGTCGGCACCGAAGAAGTCCCTGGCAAGAGGGCACTCGAATTCTACACTTCATTTGCCAATCCCAAGGGTGCCAACTATACCTGGAATGAATCGATGGGCAATGATGTCGAAGCCTTCGTTAACGGCAAAGTTGCCATCCTCTTCGGTTATGATCGACTACTCAATGTGTTCGCCCAGAAATATCCTACCTTTAAAGATTATGCTACTACCTATGTGCCACAGGTTAACACTGAACCAGATAAGATTATTGACTATGCTAGATTCAACGCATTTGGTGTCAGCGCTATCACCCCCAACTCAGCCATAGCTTGGAATGTAGTACATGGCCTAGCTACGACATATTCTAGTAATATTACATCCGCCTCAAGACTTTATGGCTCCTACAAGTACGATTCATACGAAATAGGCATAGAGAACAGAACTGGGAATAATCCTGAGAAATTAGAGCTCGCGACAGCCAAAGCATTTCAAAAGGGTCGCTACCCTGGGGATTTCGACGCCAATATGCGCAACGCCATCAGGGCGGTGAACAAGGGAACACTAACAGCCCAGGCCGCTCTCAACCAAGCCGCTGACAATATCACTGTCTTACTCAGGAAAGAAACATGGTAA
- a CDS encoding pilin yields MKISRKIIRIVFITCLLFLGSAYFVTPARAEDQPTILVYGDPQEIYAGETVDFWTDFNLPDGELSDPNYECYIYVENGTQFGLDVTDEWSIYVDVTDSNQYCSGSWTTDEFTPDNQYQFTAELYQEGNPVPVSRDSNWVTVINPYDANYCDNYPDDTYYCVADTPDFPPEDPISQDALGSAYLPSNQTIDIATTSSVNIDMPLSLTSTSIVPVLTDCVIMRSDEPGTDGNADDSEFSWLYTNRNVDDTTSDTIRGSCTASWSDLSGLATGAYAIKGYFLDGNGTRWDSPPAYYTLTNAGEEYAPNISQPRLDVRFNGREVYNACMIRATNRDLTVNVNVTLPEKPKDPSEYIVKMYISYKGYSITPGDNPTLRSHLDDSGAACSGEGQNWICDFQTLDNYNSYTFNPEFTHTFSNTSEPYYHEATVKLLKRKTGISQAEADPNNGAHYGVVTVTANSSTIGETWSADRSVGWVYLSPDDCLPGKSLIKQPVKQETGGTTGGTTGGTSKKIVLNSSKLVGGTIHKIGDLYNSLFGKDATHPGILMILIGAGALIGILFTGFLFLTAAGDDKKVEQAKKSAIYLIVGLVAGTLSYTIILFVVNIIKRFK; encoded by the coding sequence ATGAAAATTTCTCGAAAAATTATTAGAATTGTTTTCATCACCTGTCTCCTATTCCTAGGATCAGCTTATTTCGTGACTCCAGCGAGAGCAGAGGATCAACCGACGATATTAGTCTACGGCGACCCGCAGGAGATATACGCTGGAGAAACTGTGGATTTTTGGACGGATTTTAATTTACCCGATGGTGAGCTATCTGATCCAAATTACGAGTGCTACATCTATGTTGAAAACGGGACACAGTTTGGTCTAGACGTCACCGATGAGTGGTCGATATACGTGGATGTCACAGACAGCAACCAATATTGCTCTGGATCATGGACCACAGACGAATTTACCCCCGACAACCAATACCAGTTTACAGCCGAGTTATACCAGGAGGGTAATCCTGTACCAGTATCACGAGATTCGAACTGGGTAACAGTAATAAACCCCTATGACGCTAATTATTGCGATAATTATCCCGATGACACCTACTATTGTGTCGCCGACACCCCAGATTTTCCACCAGAAGATCCGATTTCGCAAGATGCGCTCGGTTCTGCCTATCTACCGTCGAACCAGACAATCGACATAGCAACAACATCATCAGTAAATATCGACATGCCCTTGTCCCTCACATCGACTTCAATCGTTCCCGTTCTGACAGATTGCGTAATTATGAGATCAGACGAGCCAGGAACAGATGGCAACGCCGATGACTCAGAATTTTCCTGGCTCTATACCAATCGTAATGTTGATGACACAACCAGCGACACCATCAGGGGATCATGCACCGCTAGCTGGTCAGATCTCAGCGGATTGGCAACGGGGGCATACGCCATTAAGGGTTATTTCCTAGATGGCAATGGTACTAGATGGGACTCTCCGCCAGCCTATTACACTCTCACAAACGCGGGGGAAGAGTACGCTCCGAACATAAGCCAGCCGAGACTGGACGTCAGGTTCAACGGAAGAGAAGTCTACAACGCCTGTATGATTCGTGCCACCAACAGGGATCTTACCGTCAACGTCAACGTCACTCTACCAGAAAAACCGAAGGATCCTTCAGAATATATTGTCAAGATGTACATCAGCTACAAGGGCTACTCCATCACTCCTGGAGACAATCCCACTTTGAGGAGCCATCTCGACGACTCAGGAGCGGCATGCTCAGGGGAAGGCCAAAACTGGATCTGCGATTTCCAAACACTTGATAATTACAACTCCTACACCTTCAATCCCGAGTTCACTCACACTTTTTCCAACACTTCTGAGCCTTATTACCACGAAGCTACTGTCAAACTCCTCAAGCGAAAGACAGGAATAAGCCAGGCCGAGGCTGATCCCAACAACGGAGCCCACTACGGGGTAGTAACCGTTACAGCAAACAGTTCCACAATCGGCGAAACATGGAGCGCAGATCGCTCTGTCGGTTGGGTATACTTAAGCCCAGATGATTGCCTACCAGGAAAATCTTTGATCAAGCAGCCAGTTAAGCAGGAAACTGGAGGTACTACTGGAGGTACTACTGGCGGGACCAGCAAGAAAATCGTGCTCAACTCCAGCAAACTCGTCGGTGGCACTATTCACAAAATCGGCGACCTTTACAACAGCCTCTTTGGCAAAGACGCTACCCACCCAGGAATACTGATGATACTGATTGGCGCCGGCGCCCTGATCGGTATCCTCTTTACCGGCTTCCTCTTCTTGACCGCCGCTGGGGACGACAAGAAGGTAGAGCAAGCCAAGAAATCTGCGATCTACCTAATTGTTGGCCTTGTTGCAGGAACCCTGTCGTATACGATAATATTGTTTGTAGTAAATATAATAAAGAGATTTAAATAA
- a CDS encoding ComF family protein translates to MLSFPKLILASLFDILYPNRCINCGHYGQLLCLECASDLEILKSYTCYGCGKLSQFGKLCNNCKKQLGGNIDSIIYAVDYSSKIAKTLISAFKYSGITELSTTLSALLITRIPSLEPGIIMPVPLHPSKKLRRGFNQSELLAKEISKKLGFPLNNYLVRVKNTQSQVGLSRAKRLQNLEQAFVCRNSWRIKGKVVYLVDDVVTTGSTFAACASVLKEAGAKKVVCLAIARNLHMK, encoded by the coding sequence ATGCTCTCTTTTCCAAAGCTAATCCTGGCATCACTATTTGACATTCTTTATCCCAATAGATGTATCAATTGCGGGCATTATGGACAACTCTTATGTCTTGAGTGTGCCAGCGATCTCGAGATTCTCAAAAGCTATACCTGCTATGGATGTGGGAAACTGAGCCAATTTGGAAAATTGTGCAACAATTGCAAGAAACAGCTTGGTGGTAACATCGATAGCATCATTTATGCAGTTGATTATAGTAGTAAGATAGCCAAAACGTTGATATCGGCCTTCAAATACTCTGGAATTACGGAGTTATCCACAACTTTGTCCGCCCTGTTGATAACTCGAATCCCGAGCTTGGAGCCTGGAATTATAATGCCTGTACCACTACATCCATCAAAGAAATTGCGGCGAGGATTTAACCAATCAGAATTACTGGCCAAGGAGATATCGAAAAAGCTAGGATTTCCCCTGAATAACTATTTAGTTCGGGTCAAGAATACCCAGTCGCAGGTCGGCTTGTCGCGAGCGAAAAGACTTCAAAATTTGGAACAAGCATTTGTCTGCCGAAATAGCTGGCGGATCAAGGGGAAAGTGGTCTATTTGGTTGATGATGTAGTGACGACGGGGAGTACTTTTGCTGCCTGTGCGAGCGTTTTGAAAGAGGCAGGGGCCAAAAAGGTAGTCTGCCTGGCAATCGCCCGCAATCTCCACATGAAATAA